A single Pseudomonas brassicacearum DNA region contains:
- a CDS encoding ABC transporter permease: MDFLDAFSHLDWPLVLHLTWQHITLVGIAVTLAILVGVPLGIFMTRFPTLAGPLQASATVLLTIPSIALFGLLLPVYSTFGQGLGPMPAITAVFLYSLLPIMRNTYLALTGVEPGIREAARGIGMTFGQRLRMVELPIAVPVILAGVRTAVVMNIGVMTIAATIGAGGLGVLILASISRSDMSMLIVGAVLVSLLAIFADLLLQWLQRSLTPKGLLK; encoded by the coding sequence ATGGATTTTCTTGACGCCTTTTCCCATCTGGACTGGCCGCTGGTGCTGCACCTGACCTGGCAGCACATCACCCTGGTGGGCATCGCCGTGACCCTGGCGATCTTGGTCGGCGTACCGCTGGGCATTTTCATGACCCGCTTCCCGACGCTCGCCGGCCCATTGCAGGCCAGCGCCACGGTGCTGCTGACCATTCCATCAATCGCCTTGTTCGGCCTGCTGCTGCCGGTCTATTCCACATTCGGCCAGGGCCTGGGGCCGATGCCGGCGATCACCGCCGTGTTCCTCTATTCCCTGTTGCCGATCATGCGCAACACCTACCTGGCCCTGACCGGCGTCGAACCGGGCATCCGTGAAGCCGCTCGCGGCATCGGCATGACCTTCGGCCAGCGCCTGCGCATGGTCGAACTGCCCATCGCCGTGCCGGTGATCCTGGCCGGCGTGCGCACCGCCGTGGTCATGAACATCGGTGTCATGACCATCGCCGCCACCATCGGCGCCGGTGGCCTGGGCGTACTCATCCTCGCTTCCATCAGCCGCAGCGACATGTCGATGCTGATCGTCGGCGCCGTGCTGGTCAGTCTCCTGGCCATCTTCGCCGACCTGCTTCTGCAATGGCTGCAACGTTCGCTGACCCCAAAAGGATTACTGAAATGA
- a CDS encoding glycine betaine ABC transporter substrate-binding protein, protein MKKLSLILGCVLLFAGFAQAAEKPLIRLGARVFTEQTLLAEITAQYLRGKGYDAQITGGLGSNLARSAQESGQLDLLWEYTGVSLVSYNHITEKLDSAQSYARVKEIDAKKGLTWLTPSKFSNTYALALPEKIAQQYPQINTISQLNTVLQAEADENHLVALDTEFANRSDGLDGMVKLYGMNLTRENIRQMDAGLVYTALRNGQVFAGLVYTTDGRLSAFKLKLLEDDKQYFPDYTAAPVVRQTTLDANPQLAAQLKPLAELFDDETMRQLNARVDVNHESPSAVAADFLRQHSLLSTQ, encoded by the coding sequence ATGAAGAAGTTGAGCTTGATACTGGGCTGCGTCCTGCTGTTCGCAGGATTCGCCCAGGCCGCTGAAAAACCGCTGATTCGCCTCGGCGCCCGAGTGTTCACCGAGCAGACGCTGCTGGCAGAAATCACTGCGCAATACCTGCGTGGCAAAGGCTACGACGCGCAGATCACCGGCGGACTTGGCAGCAACCTGGCCCGTAGCGCCCAGGAGAGTGGTCAACTGGACCTGCTCTGGGAATACACCGGCGTCTCGCTGGTGTCCTACAACCACATCACGGAGAAACTCGACAGCGCGCAGTCCTACGCCCGGGTGAAAGAAATCGACGCAAAAAAAGGCCTGACCTGGCTGACGCCGTCGAAATTCAGCAACACCTATGCCCTGGCCTTGCCGGAGAAAATCGCCCAGCAATATCCACAGATCAACACCATCAGCCAATTGAACACTGTGTTACAGGCCGAGGCCGATGAAAATCACCTGGTGGCCCTGGACACCGAGTTCGCCAACCGTTCCGACGGGCTGGATGGCATGGTCAAGCTGTACGGCATGAACCTGACCCGCGAAAACATCCGGCAAATGGACGCGGGCCTGGTCTATACCGCCCTGCGCAACGGCCAAGTATTCGCCGGGCTGGTGTACACCACCGACGGGCGCTTGAGCGCGTTCAAACTCAAACTGCTGGAAGACGACAAGCAATACTTCCCGGACTACACCGCCGCGCCCGTGGTGCGCCAGACGACTCTGGATGCAAATCCGCAATTGGCCGCGCAGCTCAAACCCCTGGCCGAATTGTTTGACGATGAAACCATGCGCCAGCTCAACGCCCGCGTGGACGTCAACCACGAAAGCCCTTCGGCCGTTGCCGCCGATTTCCTGCGCCAGCATTCGCTGCTCTCAACCCAATGA
- a CDS encoding ABC transporter permease — protein MAIRYGKGLTGGAIVVALLALLVYWIGIDTIERYHDDLLFYLQAHLMLVVASMLAALIVGIPAGIALSRPAMVGRAERFMQVFNVGNTVPPLAVLAIALGFLGIGSGPAIFALFLASLLPIVRNTYEGLKNVQGSLKEAAVGIGMTPRQVLWRVELPNAVPIIVGGVRVALAINVGTAPLAFLIGANSLGSLIFPGIALNNQPQLLLGAVCTALLALLLDGLVTLASRLWLERGLRPS, from the coding sequence GTGGCTATCCGCTATGGCAAAGGGCTGACAGGGGGCGCGATCGTCGTCGCTCTCCTGGCCCTGCTGGTCTATTGGATCGGTATCGATACGATTGAGCGTTACCACGACGATCTACTGTTTTACCTGCAAGCTCACCTGATGCTCGTTGTGGCGTCCATGTTGGCAGCCCTGATCGTGGGCATCCCCGCCGGCATCGCCCTCAGCCGCCCCGCGATGGTCGGGCGCGCCGAGCGCTTCATGCAAGTCTTCAACGTCGGCAACACCGTGCCGCCCCTGGCCGTGCTGGCCATCGCCCTGGGCTTCCTGGGTATCGGCAGCGGGCCCGCCATCTTCGCCCTGTTCCTCGCCTCGCTGCTGCCCATCGTGCGCAACACCTACGAAGGCCTGAAAAATGTCCAGGGCTCCCTCAAGGAAGCCGCCGTCGGCATCGGCATGACCCCGCGCCAGGTGCTGTGGAGAGTCGAGTTGCCCAATGCCGTGCCGATCATCGTCGGTGGTGTGCGCGTGGCGCTGGCGATCAACGTCGGCACTGCCCCCCTGGCATTCCTGATCGGCGCCAACAGCCTCGGCAGCCTGATCTTCCCTGGCATCGCCTTGAACAATCAGCCGCAACTGCTGCTCGGCGCGGTTTGCACCGCTCTGCTGGCGTTGCTGCTCGACGGCCTGGTGACACTGGCCAGCCGTCTCTGGCTGGAACGCGGTCTACGACCGTCATAA
- a CDS encoding peptide chain release factor 3, whose translation MTKQAAEVAKRRTFAIISHPDAGKTTITEKLLLMGKAIAVAGTVKSRKSDRHATSDWMEMEKQRGISITTSVMQFPYRDHMINLLDTPGHEDFSEDTYRTLTAVDSALMVLDGGKGVEPRTIALMDVCRLRDTPIVSFINKLDRDIRDPIELLDEIEAVLKIKAAPITWPIGCYRDFKGVYHLADDYIIVYTAGHGHERTETKIIEKLDSDEARAHLGDEYDRFVEQLELVQGACHEFNQQEFLDGQLTPVFFGTALGNFGVDHVLDAVVDWAPRPLARVANERTVEPVEEKFTGFVFKIQANMDPKHRDRIAFMRICSGKYEKGMKMRHVRTGKDVRIGDALTFFSSEREQLEEAFAGDIIGLHNHGTIQIGDTFTEGETLGFTGIPHFAPELFRRVRLKDPLKSKQLRQGLQQLAEEGATQVFFPTRSNDIILGAVGVLQFDVVASRLKEEYKVECSYEPITVYSARWVECGDKKKLEEFSNKAVENLALDGGGHLTYLAPTRVNLALMEERWPDVKFRATREHH comes from the coding sequence ATGACCAAACAGGCCGCCGAAGTCGCGAAACGCCGCACTTTCGCCATTATTTCCCACCCCGATGCCGGTAAGACCACCATCACCGAGAAGCTCTTGCTGATGGGCAAGGCGATTGCGGTCGCCGGCACGGTGAAATCTCGTAAATCCGACCGCCATGCCACCTCCGACTGGATGGAAATGGAAAAACAACGGGGTATTTCCATTACCACGTCGGTCATGCAGTTCCCGTATCGCGATCACATGATCAACCTGCTCGACACCCCGGGCCACGAAGACTTCTCCGAAGACACCTACCGCACCCTGACGGCAGTGGACTCGGCGCTGATGGTCCTCGACGGCGGTAAAGGCGTCGAGCCACGGACCATCGCGCTGATGGACGTCTGCCGCCTGCGGGACACGCCGATCGTCAGCTTCATCAACAAACTGGACCGTGACATCCGCGACCCGATCGAACTGCTCGACGAGATCGAAGCGGTCCTGAAGATCAAGGCGGCGCCGATCACCTGGCCGATCGGCTGCTACCGCGACTTCAAGGGCGTGTACCACCTGGCCGACGACTACATCATCGTCTACACCGCCGGGCATGGTCATGAACGCACCGAAACCAAAATCATCGAGAAGCTCGACTCCGACGAGGCCCGCGCCCACCTGGGCGACGAGTACGACCGTTTTGTCGAGCAACTGGAACTGGTGCAGGGTGCCTGCCACGAGTTCAACCAGCAGGAGTTCCTCGACGGCCAGCTGACCCCGGTGTTCTTCGGTACTGCCTTGGGCAACTTCGGTGTGGACCATGTGCTCGACGCCGTGGTCGATTGGGCCCCGCGCCCGCTGGCCCGTGTCGCCAACGAGCGCACCGTGGAGCCGGTGGAAGAGAAGTTCACAGGCTTCGTGTTCAAGATCCAGGCGAACATGGACCCCAAGCACCGCGACCGCATCGCCTTCATGCGCATCTGCTCCGGCAAATACGAAAAGGGCATGAAAATGCGCCACGTGCGCACAGGCAAGGACGTGCGCATCGGCGACGCCTTGACGTTCTTCTCCTCGGAACGCGAGCAGTTGGAAGAAGCCTTTGCCGGTGACATCATCGGTCTGCATAACCACGGCACCATCCAGATCGGCGACACCTTCACCGAAGGCGAAACCCTGGGCTTCACCGGCATCCCGCACTTCGCCCCGGAACTGTTCCGCCGCGTACGCCTGAAGGATCCGCTCAAATCCAAGCAACTGCGCCAGGGCCTCCAGCAACTGGCCGAAGAAGGCGCCACCCAGGTGTTCTTCCCGACTCGCAGCAACGACATCATCCTCGGTGCCGTCGGTGTGCTGCAGTTCGACGTCGTCGCCAGCCGCTTGAAAGAGGAATACAAGGTCGAATGCTCCTACGAGCCGATCACCGTGTACTCCGCGCGTTGGGTCGAATGTGGCGACAAGAAGAAACTCGAGGAATTCTCCAACAAGGCCGTGGAAAACCTCGCGTTGGACGGCGGCGGTCACCTGACCTACCTGGCCCCGACCCGGGTCAACCTGGCGCTGATGGAAGAGCGCTGGCCGGATGTGAAATTCCGCGCGACGCGTGAGCACCACTAA
- a CDS encoding peptide ABC transporter ATP-binding protein, giving the protein MAVVLTARDLTRHYEVSRGMFKGHATVRALNGVSFELEAGKTLAVVGESGCGKSTLARALTLIEEPSTGSLKIAGQEVSGANKAERKQLRKDVQMVFQSPYASLNPRQKVGDQLAEPLLINTSLSATERREKVQAMMKQVGLRPEHYQRYPHMFSGGQRQRIALARAMMLQPKVLVADEPTSALDVSIQAQVLNLFMDLQEEFNTAYVFISHNLAVVQHVADDVMVMYLGRPVEMGPNESIYSRPLHPYTQALLSATPTIHPDPNKPKIKIVGELPNPLNPPSGCAFHKRCPYATERCQTEEPALRLLDNRQVACHYAEQFLDGAA; this is encoded by the coding sequence ATGGCCGTCGTACTTACCGCCCGTGACCTGACCCGTCATTACGAAGTGTCCCGCGGCATGTTCAAGGGCCATGCGACCGTGCGCGCCCTCAACGGCGTGTCGTTCGAACTGGAAGCCGGCAAGACCCTGGCCGTGGTGGGCGAATCCGGTTGCGGCAAATCCACCCTCGCCCGGGCCCTGACGCTGATCGAAGAGCCGTCCACCGGCTCCCTGAAAATCGCCGGCCAGGAAGTGAGCGGCGCCAACAAGGCCGAACGCAAGCAGTTGCGCAAAGACGTGCAGATGGTGTTCCAGAGCCCCTATGCGTCCCTCAACCCACGGCAGAAAGTCGGTGATCAACTGGCCGAGCCGTTGCTGATCAACACCAGCCTGTCGGCCACCGAACGGCGGGAAAAAGTCCAGGCGATGATGAAGCAGGTGGGCTTGCGCCCCGAGCATTACCAGCGCTACCCGCACATGTTCTCCGGCGGCCAGCGCCAGCGTATCGCCCTGGCCCGCGCCATGATGCTGCAACCCAAGGTGCTGGTGGCGGACGAACCGACGTCGGCGCTGGACGTATCGATCCAGGCCCAGGTGCTGAACCTGTTCATGGACCTGCAGGAGGAATTCAACACCGCCTACGTGTTCATTTCCCACAACCTGGCGGTGGTGCAGCACGTGGCCGACGACGTGATGGTGATGTACCTCGGCCGCCCGGTGGAAATGGGTCCCAACGAGTCCATCTACAGCCGTCCGTTGCACCCGTACACCCAGGCGCTGCTGTCGGCCACCCCAACCATCCACCCGGACCCGAACAAGCCGAAGATCAAGATCGTCGGCGAATTGCCCAACCCGCTCAACCCGCCGTCCGGCTGCGCCTTCCACAAGCGCTGCCCGTATGCCACCGAGCGCTGCCAGACTGAAGAACCGGCGTTGCGGTTGCTGGATAACCGGCAGGTGGCGTGTCACTACGCCGAGCAATTCCTCGATGGCGCGGCGTAA
- a CDS encoding ABC transporter ATP-binding protein, producing MSLLEIKNLNVRFGDATAVPVVDGLDLSVDKGEVLAIVGESGSGKSVTMMALMGLIEHPGIVTADALNFDGKNMLKLSNRQRRQIVGKDLAMVFQDPMTALNPSYTVGFQIEEVLRLHLKMSGKAARKRAIELLEKVEIPGAASRMNAYPHQLSGGMSQRVAIAMAIAGEPKLLIADEPTTALDVTIQAQIMDLLLALQKEQDMGLVLITHDLAVVAETAQRVCVMYAGQAVEVGKVPELFDIPAHPYSEALLAAIPEHSMGAERLATLPGIVPGRYDRPQGCLLSPRCPYVQDNCRQQRPALDPKSNSLARCFYPLNQEVA from the coding sequence ATGTCACTGCTAGAAATCAAGAATCTCAACGTTCGCTTCGGCGACGCCACCGCCGTACCGGTGGTCGACGGCCTGGACCTGTCCGTGGACAAAGGCGAAGTCCTGGCCATCGTCGGCGAATCGGGCTCGGGTAAATCCGTGACCATGATGGCGCTGATGGGGCTGATCGAGCACCCTGGCATCGTCACCGCCGATGCGCTGAACTTCGACGGCAAGAACATGCTCAAGCTGAGCAACCGCCAGCGCCGGCAGATCGTCGGCAAGGACCTGGCGATGGTTTTCCAGGACCCGATGACTGCACTCAACCCCAGCTACACCGTGGGTTTCCAGATCGAAGAAGTGCTGCGTCTGCACCTGAAAATGTCCGGCAAGGCCGCCCGCAAGCGCGCCATCGAACTGCTGGAAAAAGTCGAGATCCCGGGCGCCGCCAGCCGTATGAACGCCTACCCGCATCAACTGTCCGGCGGCATGAGCCAGCGCGTGGCGATTGCCATGGCGATTGCCGGCGAGCCGAAGCTGCTGATCGCCGACGAACCGACCACCGCCCTGGACGTGACCATCCAGGCGCAGATCATGGACCTGCTGCTGGCCCTGCAAAAAGAGCAAGACATGGGCCTGGTGCTGATCACCCACGACCTCGCCGTGGTGGCTGAAACCGCCCAGCGCGTGTGCGTGATGTACGCCGGCCAAGCGGTGGAAGTCGGCAAGGTGCCCGAACTGTTCGACATCCCCGCCCACCCGTACAGCGAAGCGCTGCTGGCGGCGATTCCGGAGCACAGCATGGGCGCCGAGCGCCTGGCGACCTTGCCCGGCATCGTCCCCGGTCGCTACGACCGTCCACAGGGTTGCCTGCTGTCGCCGCGCTGCCCGTACGTGCAGGACAACTGCCGTCAACAACGCCCGGCTCTCGATCCGAAATCCAACAGCCTCGCCCGCTGCTTCTACCCGTTGAACCAGGAGGTGGCGTGA
- a CDS encoding ABC transporter permease subunit, which yields MSTPTTAVAVDQSLLYPSPYKEFWHAFSRNKGAVAGLLFMTLIVFCAIFAPWVAPHDPSEQYRDFLLTPPVWLEGGQIQFLLGTDELGRDLLSRLIQGSRLSLLIGLSSVVMSLIPGILLGLFAGFFPRLLGPTIMRLMDIMLALPSLLLAVAIVAILGPGLINTVIAIAIVSLPSYVRLTRAAVMGELNRDYVTAARLAGAGLPRLMFITVLPNCMAPLIVQATLSFSSAILDAAALGFLGLGVQPPTPEWGTMLASARDYIERAWWVVSLPGLTILLSVLAINLMGDGLRDALDPKLKNAA from the coding sequence ATGAGTACTCCAACTACCGCGGTAGCAGTCGATCAAAGCCTGCTGTACCCGTCCCCGTACAAAGAATTCTGGCACGCGTTTTCCCGCAACAAGGGCGCCGTGGCCGGGCTGCTGTTCATGACCCTGATCGTGTTCTGCGCGATCTTCGCCCCGTGGGTCGCGCCTCACGACCCGAGCGAGCAATACCGCGACTTCCTGCTGACGCCACCGGTGTGGCTTGAGGGCGGGCAAATCCAGTTCCTGCTGGGCACCGACGAACTGGGCCGCGATTTGCTCTCGCGCCTGATCCAGGGTTCGCGCCTGTCGCTGCTGATCGGCTTGTCGTCGGTGGTGATGTCGCTGATCCCGGGCATCCTGCTGGGGCTGTTCGCCGGGTTCTTCCCACGCCTGCTCGGCCCGACCATCATGCGCCTGATGGACATCATGCTGGCCCTGCCTTCGCTGCTGCTGGCCGTGGCGATTGTCGCCATCCTCGGCCCTGGCCTGATCAATACCGTGATCGCCATCGCCATTGTCTCGCTGCCGTCCTACGTGCGCCTGACCCGCGCCGCCGTGATGGGCGAGCTGAACCGCGACTACGTGACCGCCGCCCGCCTGGCCGGTGCCGGCCTGCCACGCCTGATGTTCATCACCGTGCTGCCCAACTGCATGGCACCGCTGATCGTCCAGGCGACGCTGAGCTTTTCCTCGGCGATCCTCGACGCCGCCGCCCTGGGCTTCCTCGGCCTCGGCGTCCAGCCGCCCACCCCGGAGTGGGGCACCATGCTGGCCTCGGCCCGCGACTACATCGAACGCGCCTGGTGGGTCGTGAGCCTGCCTGGCTTGACCATTTTGCTCAGCGTGCTGGCAATCAACCTGATGGGCGACGGGCTGCGCGATGCGCTGGACCCGAAACTCAAGAATGCCGCCTGA
- a CDS encoding ABC transporter permease subunit, with protein sequence MFSFIARRLGLLIPTFFGITLLTFALIRMIPGDPVEVMMGERRVDPEMHAQAMERLGLNKPLYAQYLDYIGKLAHGDLGESLRTRESVWTEFSSLFPATLELSMAALLFAGILGLLAGVIAALKRGSLFDHGVMGISLAGYSMPIFWWGLILIMFFSVSLGWTPVSGRIDLLYDIEPKTGFMLIDTLLADEPGAFLDALHHLILPAIVLGTIPLAVIARMTRSSMLEVLREDYIRTARAKGLSPSRVVFVHGLRNALIPVLTVVGLQVGTLLAGAVLTETIFSWPGIGKWLIEAIGARDYPVVQNGILLIACLVILVNFVVDVLYGFANPRIRHQR encoded by the coding sequence ATGTTTAGTTTTATTGCCCGCCGACTGGGATTATTGATCCCCACGTTCTTCGGCATCACCTTGCTGACCTTCGCGTTGATTCGCATGATCCCCGGCGACCCCGTGGAAGTGATGATGGGCGAACGTCGGGTCGATCCCGAAATGCATGCACAGGCAATGGAACGCCTTGGCCTCAACAAACCGCTGTATGCCCAGTACCTGGACTACATCGGCAAACTGGCCCACGGCGATCTCGGCGAATCGCTGCGTACCCGTGAAAGCGTATGGACCGAGTTCAGCTCGCTGTTCCCCGCGACCCTGGAGCTGTCCATGGCCGCGCTGTTGTTCGCCGGTATCCTGGGCCTGCTGGCCGGGGTGATCGCGGCACTCAAGCGAGGGTCCCTGTTCGACCATGGGGTGATGGGTATCTCCCTGGCGGGATACTCGATGCCGATCTTCTGGTGGGGCCTGATCCTGATCATGTTCTTCTCGGTGTCCCTCGGTTGGACCCCGGTATCGGGACGGATCGACCTGCTCTACGACATCGAGCCGAAAACCGGCTTCATGCTGATCGACACCCTGCTGGCCGATGAGCCGGGCGCGTTTCTCGATGCGCTGCACCACCTGATCCTGCCGGCCATCGTGCTGGGCACCATTCCGCTGGCGGTGATCGCCCGCATGACCCGCTCCTCGATGCTCGAAGTGCTGCGCGAAGACTACATCCGCACCGCCCGCGCCAAGGGCCTATCGCCTTCGCGCGTGGTGTTCGTGCATGGCCTGCGCAACGCGCTGATCCCGGTGCTGACCGTGGTCGGCCTGCAAGTCGGCACGCTGCTGGCCGGCGCGGTGCTGACCGAAACGATCTTCTCCTGGCCGGGCATCGGCAAGTGGCTGATCGAAGCCATTGGCGCCCGGGACTATCCCGTGGTGCAGAACGGCATCCTGTTAATCGCCTGCCTGGTGATTCTGGTCAACTTCGTCGTGGACGTCCTCTACGGCTTTGCCAACCCACGCATCCGTCACCAGCGCTGA
- a CDS encoding ABC transporter substrate-binding protein, producing MNMIPLRAAIAAALLSVAVGATAKPLVVCTEASPEGFDMVQYTTAVTADAVAETIFNRLADFKPGTTEVIPALAESWDISDDGLTYTFHLRKGVKFHTTDYFKPTREMNADDVVWSFQRQLDPNHPWHKLSSVGFPYFESMGFKELLKSVEKVDEHTVKFTLTRREAPFLADIAMAFSSIYPAEYADQLLKAGKAGDLNSKPIGTGPFIFQRYSKDAQVRFKANPDYFRGKPPADALILAIATDNNVRMQKLKTNECQIALYPKPDDIPSIKKDPNLKVAELDAMTVSYTALNTSHKYMSDVRVRKAIDLAFDKEAYVNALFGKGNATVAVNPYPPTLLGFNHDLKNPTRDLDKARQLLKEAGVPEGTVFTLFTRNGGGPTNPNPMLGAQMMQADLAKVGIKVDIRVMEWGEMLKRAKNGEHDMVSAGWAGDNGDPDNFLTPMLSCEAAKNGENYARWCNEKFQALIDEARATVNPEERAKLYEQAQVIFNQDQPWISMAHTRMFTAMRNNVEGYVISPLTTNNFATTQVK from the coding sequence ATGAACATGATTCCCCTACGCGCCGCCATCGCCGCCGCATTGCTGAGCGTTGCCGTTGGCGCCACGGCCAAACCCCTGGTGGTTTGCACAGAAGCCAGCCCGGAAGGCTTCGACATGGTCCAGTACACGACTGCAGTCACCGCCGACGCCGTGGCGGAAACCATTTTCAATCGCCTGGCCGATTTCAAGCCCGGCACCACCGAAGTGATTCCGGCCCTGGCCGAATCCTGGGACATCAGTGACGATGGCCTGACGTACACCTTCCACCTGCGCAAGGGCGTCAAGTTCCACACCACCGACTACTTCAAGCCGACCCGCGAAATGAACGCCGACGACGTGGTCTGGAGCTTCCAGCGCCAGCTGGACCCGAATCACCCGTGGCACAAACTGTCGAGCGTGGGCTTCCCCTACTTTGAAAGCATGGGCTTCAAGGAACTGCTCAAGAGCGTCGAGAAAGTCGACGAGCACACGGTCAAGTTCACCCTGACCCGCCGCGAAGCACCGTTCCTGGCCGACATCGCCATGGCCTTCTCCTCGATCTACCCGGCCGAATACGCCGATCAGTTGCTCAAGGCAGGCAAGGCCGGCGACCTCAACAGCAAGCCGATCGGCACCGGCCCGTTCATCTTCCAGCGCTACAGCAAGGACGCCCAGGTGCGCTTCAAGGCCAACCCGGACTACTTCCGTGGCAAGCCGCCAGCCGATGCGCTGATACTGGCGATCGCCACCGACAACAACGTGCGCATGCAGAAACTCAAGACCAACGAGTGCCAGATCGCGCTGTACCCCAAACCCGATGACATCCCCAGCATCAAGAAAGACCCGAACCTGAAGGTCGCCGAGCTGGATGCGATGACCGTCTCCTACACCGCCCTGAACACCAGCCACAAATACATGAGCGATGTGCGGGTGCGCAAAGCCATCGACCTGGCCTTCGACAAGGAAGCCTACGTCAACGCGCTGTTCGGCAAGGGCAACGCCACCGTGGCGGTCAACCCGTACCCGCCGACCCTGCTGGGCTTCAACCACGACTTGAAGAACCCGACCCGCGACCTGGACAAAGCCCGTCAGTTGCTCAAGGAAGCCGGCGTGCCGGAAGGCACCGTGTTCACCCTGTTCACGCGCAACGGCGGCGGCCCGACCAACCCCAACCCGATGCTCGGCGCGCAGATGATGCAGGCGGACCTGGCGAAAGTCGGAATCAAGGTCGACATCCGCGTGATGGAATGGGGCGAAATGCTCAAGCGCGCGAAAAACGGCGAGCACGACATGGTCTCCGCCGGATGGGCGGGCGACAACGGTGACCCGGATAACTTCCTGACGCCTATGCTCAGTTGCGAGGCCGCCAAGAACGGCGAAAACTACGCGCGCTGGTGCAACGAGAAATTCCAGGCGCTGATCGACGAGGCACGCGCCACAGTGAACCCCGAGGAACGCGCCAAGCTCTATGAACAGGCCCAGGTGATTTTCAACCAGGACCAGCCTTGGATCAGCATGGCCCACACTCGCATGTTCACGGCAATGCGCAACAACGTAGAGGGCTACGTGATTAGCCCGCTCACCACCAATAACTTCGCCACCACCCAGGTGAAGTAG
- a CDS encoding OprD family porin, with protein sequence MKLSSTALLALAISSVTATAYAESQSQAFNPVTVKTTSAQSEATGFVEGQSVSGSTRNWYSNELKRRGGAFSYTRDGVDRSDSRRTNWVQGTILNYTSGFTQGTVGFSTEVAAYNAIALLGDHDDIMGGSNRTLAHSDGDAVDQWSKLGLANVKARVSNTTLTAGRQNFSSPMVDVIGNRALPSSFQGVSLHSEELENLAFDVATFDRNSPRTEQSLAKFRSEYGSSSAEADHVNTAGITYQPFASLTTSLWGTQAEDLWNQYYFGASHVLGDSSVLSLTTGLNYYRTVDSGKSKLGDIDNNTYSLSFGLTHQAHSLTFSYQEVDGNEYFDYLHETNGIYLANSLLSDFNGPNEKSFQIAYGLNMAEYGVPGLKFNIYQARGWGIDGTHYNSTGYTDVKAMDGEHHYEYGIGASYAVQSGPLKATAVRATYTTHRASENQADGSVNEFRLVTTIPFNIL encoded by the coding sequence ATGAAACTGAGCAGCACCGCGTTACTGGCCTTGGCCATCAGCAGCGTCACGGCCACGGCCTACGCAGAATCGCAGAGCCAGGCGTTCAATCCGGTGACCGTCAAGACCACCAGCGCTCAATCCGAAGCCACCGGCTTCGTAGAAGGCCAGTCGGTCAGTGGCAGCACTCGCAACTGGTATTCCAACGAACTGAAACGCCGCGGCGGCGCCTTCAGCTACACGCGCGACGGTGTTGATCGCAGCGATTCGCGCCGGACCAACTGGGTCCAGGGCACCATCCTGAACTACACCTCCGGCTTCACCCAAGGCACCGTTGGCTTCAGCACCGAAGTCGCGGCCTATAACGCTATCGCGTTGCTCGGTGATCACGATGACATCATGGGCGGTTCCAACCGTACCCTGGCGCACTCCGATGGCGACGCCGTCGACCAGTGGAGCAAACTGGGCCTGGCGAACGTCAAGGCACGCGTTTCCAACACCACCCTGACCGCCGGTCGTCAAAACTTCAGCAGCCCGATGGTCGACGTGATCGGTAACCGCGCCCTGCCTTCGAGCTTCCAGGGCGTGAGCCTGCACAGCGAAGAGCTGGAAAACCTGGCATTCGACGTCGCGACCTTCGACCGTAACTCTCCCCGTACCGAGCAAAGCCTCGCCAAGTTCCGCTCCGAATACGGCAGCTCCTCGGCCGAAGCTGATCATGTGAACACCGCCGGTATCACTTACCAGCCGTTCGCCAGCCTCACCACCAGCCTGTGGGGCACCCAGGCCGAAGACCTGTGGAACCAATACTACTTCGGCGCCAGCCACGTATTGGGCGACAGCTCGGTACTGAGCCTGACCACCGGCCTGAACTACTACAGGACTGTGGACTCGGGCAAAAGCAAACTGGGTGATATCGACAACAATACCTACTCCCTGTCGTTCGGGCTGACTCACCAGGCCCACAGCCTGACGTTCTCGTACCAGGAAGTGGACGGTAACGAGTACTTCGACTACCTGCACGAAACCAACGGCATCTACCTGGCCAACTCCCTGCTGTCGGACTTCAACGGCCCGAACGAGAAATCCTTCCAGATCGCCTATGGCCTGAACATGGCTGAATACGGCGTGCCAGGCCTGAAGTTCAACATCTACCAGGCTCGCGGCTGGGGCATCGATGGTACGCATTACAACAGCACCGGCTATACCGATGTGAAAGCCATGGACGGTGAACATCACTACGAATACGGCATCGGTGCGTCTTACGCCGTACAAAGCGGCCCGCTGAAAGCCACCGCGGTACGCGCCACTTACACCACGCACCGCGCCAGCGAAAACCAGGCCGACGGCAGCGTCAACGAGTTCCGCCTGGTCACCACCATCCCGTTCAACATTCTCTAA